The following coding sequences lie in one Deltaproteobacteria bacterium genomic window:
- a CDS encoding segregation/condensation protein A, protein FELIAAVRKMLLEKKEEAFAHLPSPLIPIENKMEEILASLKQLGRILLEDLLPGHFTRSEIIVVFLSLLELARLQKIIIYQEIQEGNLLIYDFLPPATIS, encoded by the coding sequence TTTTTGAACTGATTGCCGCCGTGCGAAAAATGCTTCTGGAGAAGAAAGAAGAGGCCTTCGCCCATTTACCCAGTCCCTTGATTCCCATCGAAAACAAGATGGAAGAGATACTGGCCAGCCTGAAACAATTAGGGCGGATCCTCCTGGAAGACCTGTTGCCCGGCCATTTTACCCGGTCTGAAATCATAGTGGTCTTTCTCTCTTTGCTGGAATTGGCCCGCCTTCAAAAAATTATCATCTATCAGGAAATACAGGAAGGGAACCTTCTTATTTATGATTTTCTCCCCCCGGCAACGATCTCTTAA